The following are encoded in a window of Camarhynchus parvulus chromosome 1A, STF_HiC, whole genome shotgun sequence genomic DNA:
- the ARL1 gene encoding ADP-ribosylation factor-like protein 1 — translation MGGFFSTIFSSLFGTREMRILILGLDGAGKTTILYRLQVGEVVTTIPTIGFNVETVTYKNLKFQVWDLGGQTSIRPYWRCYYSNTDAVIYVVDSCDRDRIGTSKSELVAMLEEEELKKAILVVFANKQDMEQAMTPTEMANALGLPALKDRKWQIFKTSATKGTGLDEAMEWLVEALKSRQ, via the exons ATGG GGGGCTTCTTCTCCACCatcttttccagtttgtttGGAACTCGAGAGATGAGGATTCTCATCCTGGGGCTGGATGGAGCAGGAAAAACAACCATTCTCTACAGGTTACAGGTTGGAGAAGTTGTTACCACCATTCCAA CCATTGGCTTCAATGTTGAGACGGTGACCTACAAGAATCTGAAATTCCAAGTCTGGGACTTAGGAGGACAGACAAGCATAAG GCCCTACTGGCGGTGTTACTATTCAAACACAGACGCTGTCATTTATGTAGTGGACAGCTGTGATCGAGACAGAATTGGCACTTCAAAATCAGAGCTTGTTGCTATGTTAGAG gaagaaGAGCTGAAGAAAGCCATTTTGGTGGTGTTTGCAAATAAACAGGACATGGAACAGGCCATGACTCCCACAGAAATGGCAAATGCCCTTGGCTTACCAGCTTTGAAGGACCGAAAATGGCAGATATTCAAAACCTCTGCAACTAAAGGCACAGGGCTTGATGAAGCAATGGAATG GTTGGTGGAGGCCTTGAAGAGCAGGCAGTGA